The following are encoded together in the Salvia hispanica cultivar TCC Black 2014 chromosome 6, UniMelb_Shisp_WGS_1.0, whole genome shotgun sequence genome:
- the LOC125195346 gene encoding uncharacterized protein LOC125195346: MESSYSEEHLGGYYEGYYSPDQGGSYYDPDCSNVSYDAQDPYIEDDAKICAGIEEQTSSKWKEILEVIIIEIQENKKVTYQQLLNLERNISLLEKGLATLTVQVGELELHMGALATAVGCRHTPGTLLSLPEINPKGKCHALQLRSGTTYQPPEASDLGRGRKKKEKGPTNLGIPIIPYPQRLKSKKLDAQFNKFLEAISKVHINIPLVEALQQMPNYAKFLKDVVAKKRKWGKYKMVNLTENCSAILQKGLPTKHKDLGNFILSCVLGNNVEGKALRDLGASINLMPLYFYRKLDIDNLRPTSITLQMADRTTTTPWGIVEDVLVRVGEFIFPADFVVLDMHEDKKVPLILGRPFLATGGAMIDVQKGELTLRLHNESITFNIYNALMFHGKEGTEGYQE, from the exons ATGGAGAGTTCATACTCTGAAGAGCACCTGGGCGGATACTATGAAGGATACTACAGCCCCGATCAAGGGGGATCATATTATGACCCAGACTGCTCTAATGTTTCATACGACGCACAAGACCCTTATATAGAAGATGATGCAAAAATTTGTGCAGGAATAGAGGAGCAAACCTCCTCCAAGTGGAAAGAAATACTGGAAGTAATCATCATCGAGATCCAGGAAAACAAGAAAGTGACATACCAACAGTTGCTCAATCTGGAAAGGAACATAAGTCTGTTGGAGAAAGGACTGGCAACCTTAACTGTGCAAGTGGGGGAGCTGGAGCTCCACATGGGGGCATTAGCTACGGCAGTAGGGTGCAGGCACACGCCAGGAACGCTTCTGAGTCTACCAGAGATCAATCCTAAAGGAAAGTGCCATGCCTTGCAGCTGCGAAGTGGGACCACATATCAACCTCCGGAAGCATCGGACCTAGGAAGggggagaaagaagaaagaaaaggggCCGACCAACCTAGG TATTCCCATCATCCCATATCCCCAGAGATTGAAGAGCAAAAAGCTGGATGCCCAATTCAACAAGTTCTTGGAGGCAATAAGCAAAGTCCACATTAACATTCCATTGGTGGAAGCACTGCAGCAGATGCCGAACTATGCTAAGTTCTTGAAGGATGTGGTGGCTAAGAAAAGAAAGTGGGGGAAGTACAAGATGGTGAACCTTACGGAAAACTGCAGTGCTATACTTCAGAAAGGGCTACCAACCAAGCACAAGGATCTAgggaattttattttatcttgtgTTTTGGGGAACAATGTAGAAGGTAAGGCATTACGTGATTTGGGAGcaagtattaatttaatgcctttatatttttacagGAAGCTCGATATTGATAATCTCCGCCCCACTTCGATCACCCTACAGATGGCAGATAGAACGACAACAACACCATGGGGGATCGTCGAGGATGTTTTGGTAAGAGTTGGTGAATTCATTTTTCCCGCTGATTTTGTAGTATTGGACATGCATGAAGACAAGAAGGTGCCCTTGATACTAGGAAGACCATTCCTAGCAACTGGAGGGGCCATGATAGACGTTCAAAAGGGGGAGCTGACGTTGCGGCTACATAATGAAAGCATCACCTTCAACATTTATAACGCCCTAATGTTTCATGGAAAGGAAGGAACAGAAGGCTATCAAGAGTGA